The genomic DNA GCTGCTGCTCGCCGACGAACCGACCGGCGCGCTCGACACCGCCTCGGGCCACGATGTACGGGAGCTGCTGCTGGAGCTGCACCGCGGCGGGCAGACCCTCGTGCTGGTCACCCATGACATGGCGTTGGCGGAGGCGTGTGCGAGCCGCACCATTCAGCTGGTGGACGGCCATGTCTCCCTCGACACGCGTGCGGAGGCCGTCCGATGAACCTCTTCGGCACCGGCGCGCTCGGCCGGGTCGTCCGCTCCGGGGTGGGCCGACGCCGGGTGCAGACGGTGGTGATCGCCGTGGCCACCATGATGGCCGTCGCCGCGGCCGTCATCGCCGGGTCGCTCATCGTCGCCTCGAACGCCCCCTTCGACCACGCCTTCGCGAAGCAGCACGGTCCGCATATCACCGCGCAGTTCGATCCGGCCAAGGCGAGTGCGGCGCAACTGAGGGCGACGACGCGGCTGGACGGCGTCACCGCGAGCGCGGGGCCGTTTCCGTCGACGACCATCAGCCCGGTCGATCCGGACGGCGGGTACCTGCCGGACCTGAGTCTGGTCGGGCGGTCCGGTCCGCACGGCGATGTGGACGAACTGGACCTGCAGTCCGGCCGGTGGGCCGCGAAGCCGGGCGAGGTCGTTCTCTCCTCGTCGTTCAAAGGCCCCTTCCTGGAGCTCGGTTCCACCCTGAAGGCTTCGGACGCCGCCGACAGCCCGACCCTGAAGATCGTCGGCTTCGCGGTGTCGGCCGGCAGGACCGCCGATGCCTGGGCGACCCCGGGGCAGGTCAGCGCGCTGGCCTCGAAGGACACCCCGGTCACGAATCAGATGCTCTACCGCTTCGACTCCGCGGGCACCAAGGCACAGATCTCCGCAGACCGCGAGAAGCTCACCGCCGCCGTGCCGTCCGGGGCCCTGGTCGGCACCCAGTCCTACCTGGACACCAAGCGTGCCGCCGACACGGGCGCGGCGGCGACCATCCCGTTCATGGTGGCCTTCGGCGTGCTCGGCATCGTGATGTCCGTGATCATCATCAGCAGCGTGATCAGCGGCGCGGTCGGCGCCGGCCTGCGCAGGATCGGCATCCTCAAGGCCATCGGCTTCACCCCGCGCGAGGTCGTGCGGGCCTATGTGGCCCAGGCGCTGATCCCGGCAGGCGCCGGTATCGCCCTCGGGGTCGTACTGGGCAATGTGCTGGCCGTTCCGCTGCTGGAGGACACCGAGCGGGTGTACGGCAGCGCCTCGCTGACAGTGGCCTGGTGGGTGGACGTCGTCGTACCGGCCGTCACGCTGCTGGTCGTCGGGATCGCGGCGCTGGTCCCCGCGCTGCGGGCCGGGAGGCTGCGCACGGTCGAGGCCATCGCGATCGGCCGGGCCCCCCGCACCGGGCGCGGCCAGTGGGCACACCGGGCGGCCGGGCGGCTGCCGCTGCCGCGGGCGGTGACCTACGGCTTCGCCAGTCCCTTCGCACATCCGGTCCGTACGGCCGCGATGCTGCTCGCGGTGGCCTTCGGCACGGTCGCGGCGACCTTCGCGGTGGGACTGACCTCGTCCCTGAACGCGGTCGGCACCGCGTCCGATCCCGAGGACCGCGCGGCGGTCACCGCCATCGTCGGCGGGCCGACCGTCCCGGGTGGCGCCGGAGGCGGAGTTCGCCACATGCGCCCCCAGGCAGGAAGTGCCGGTCTTCCGTCCGCCGACCCGGCGAAGGTCCGCGCCGCCATCGAAGCGCAGGCCGGCACGTCTTCGTACTACGGCATGTCCAAGGACGATGTCACCGTGGTGGGGATCTCCGGCTCGGTCCAGGCCACCCTCTACCAGGGCGATTCACGTCCCGGCAGCTACGAGATGATCTCCGGGCACTGGATCACCGGCGCGGGGCAGGTCGTCGTGCCCACAGGTTTCCTGGAACGGACCGACACCAAGATCGGCGACACGGTCCGGGTGACCCTCGGGAAGGACACCCAGACCCTGAAGATCGTCGGCGAGGCCTTCGACACCTCGAACGACGGCCTGTCGATCCACGCGGACCTCGCCAGCTTCGCCGGGGCCAAGCCTCAGGTCTTCCAGATCGAGGTGAAGCCGGGCGTCTCCCCCGCCGCGTACGCCGAGAAGCTCCACACGGTGGTCGAGCCGATGGGCGGCGACGTCATCGCCAACTCCTCCTCGCCACAGGAGAACATGATCCTCGTCCTGGATGCGATCGCGGTGCTGCTCACCCTCATGCTGGTCTCCGTGGCAGGCCTCGGTGTGCTCAACTCCGTCGTCCTCGACACCCGCGAACGCGTCCACGACCTGGGCGTCTGCAAGGCACTCGGTATGTCGCCGCGGCAGACCGTGAGCCTCGTACTCGCCTCGGTGGCCGGGATCGGCGTGCTCGGCGGACTGCTCGGGGTACCTCTCGGGTTCGCGCTGCACGGCTTCGTGCTGCCGGTGATGGGGCACGCGGCGGGCACCGATCTGCCACCGTCGATCCTCGATGTGTACGACACTCCTCAGCTGGTGCTGCTGGGGCTGGCCGGCGTCGCGATCGCCATGCTGGGGGCGCTCCTCCCGGCCGGCTGGGCGGCCAAGGCCCGCACGGCGACGGCACTTCGCACGGAGTAGGCCGTCAGCGCGCACCCTGGGACTCGCCGGGGTTGCCCTCCTCGTGGGTGGCACAGGAGTGGCCGACACCATGGTCGTCTCCGTCCTGGAACGCCGCCGGGGAGGGGCTGCGCGGCGCTCCGGGCGCCGACCGAGGCCGGACACGCAGCCAGTTCCTCACCGAATCCGTCGTCCTGTCGGGGCTCGGCGGCCTGACCGGCACCGTGTTCGGCGCCCTGGCCACCGTCGGCTGTGCCCCCGCATCAGGGCTGGCCGTCGGTCGTTCCCCTCACTTCGGTGGCCGTCGGGCTCAGCGGCGCGATCCTGATCGGCGTGCTCGCCGGTGTCCGCCTCTTCGTCCACGCCCCCGCCCGACCCCCACCGCGGCCCTCGCAACGACTTTGCTCGGCGTTTGACCGGGCGGCTTGGTCGGGCCTCCTCGCCGCAGAGCGCTCGTTCCCCGGGTGCACATCGACAACCCGGGGCCCGGCCGGTTCCTCTCGCGCGACCGCGAGCCGTCCACGCCGCCTGCCGCACTACTGTCACGAACCATCGGACACTTCGCAGGCAACCCTCGGCAAGAAGTCCCCGAAAAGTCCCCGACGCGACTCACGACGAGCCTGCCCATGACGAATCTGCAGGTCAAACGCGTGATCAACGGCCTCCGACATGTCCGTGGAATACAAGGAGACGGCTCGGGGTGGGCTTGCGGTGAACATCATCGAGTGTTGAAGGGTGATCCTCGTCGCGCGGGCCGGCGTTGCCGGTCGTCGCGATGCTCCTGGCGGCCCAGCGACACTTCACCTCGGCATCGCTGGGCTCACCATCTAGGGAGTGAGTTCCTGGCATGCGGCCAGGCGCGTGGCAATGAGGTCCAGCACCGCAGCCTGCTCCGGCAGCAGGAAGAAGTGTCCGCCGGGGAACACCTCCAGGGCGAAGTGCGAGGATGTCAGGTTCCGCCACTGGGCGGCCAGGGCGGGGGTGGCCATCGGGTCGTCGGCACCGGTGAGCGCCGTGATCGGAGTGGTCAGCGGCGGACCGACTGTCGGACGGTAGGACTGGAGCATCCGGAAGTCGTTGCGGATGTAGGGCAGGAAGATCTTGCGCATCCCGGGGTCGGCCAGGAGTTCGGCCTCGGTGCCGCCAAGACGCGCCAGATGACGGACCACCTCCTCGTCGTCTGCGTCCGCGATGCCGACGTCGGGACGGCTGTGGGCCTGGAACGTGTCGCTCCGCGCATCGCCCGGAGTCCACGGCGCGATCTGCCCCGAGGCGAACAGGTGCACCGGCGGCGCGCCGCGCTCGTCGAGGCGCCGCGCCACCTCGTAGGCGATGAAAGCGCCCATGCTGTGGCCGAACAGGGCCAGCGGCCGGTCGAGCAGTGGGGCCAGGTGGTCCACGATGTGTCCGGCCATGGTCAGGACGTCGTCGACCAACGGTGCCATCCGGCGCTCGCCCCGTCCCGGGTACTGCACCGCGTGCAGTTCGACCAGGGGCGGCAGTCCCTGGTGCCATGGCCGGTAGAAGGCCGCCGATCCCCCGGCATGCGGAAAGCAGACCATGCGGACCTGGGCATCGAGCCGCTCGTCGTAGCCGCGGAGCCATTCGGACGAGGTGTTGATCGGCGTGCTCATCGGATCACCCGGCCTGCGTATAGGCGTGGTTCAGGGCGGTCGTGGTGTGGTGCAGGTCCTCTTGCTCCACGACGTCGTCCAGGATCAGGGTGCTCACTCCGAGCGCGATGTACCGCTGGAGCATCGCACCGACGTCGGCGTAGGTCCCGACCAGGTACGGGCAGAACGTCTGGTAGGCCCGGAACGGATAGAGCCAGTAGACCCCCTTCGGCTCGTGCGAGCGCAGCGCGTCGCGCGAAAGCTTCAGATGCCAGTGCGACTCGACCTTGCCGACGGCCCATTCGTGCAGTTTCTCCCCCGACTCGCTCGAAGGGAACCGCTCGTGGGCGACCCGCCACGCCTCCTCGGCGTCGTCGCGGGCGATGACGCCGAAGCGCACCCCGCAGCCGGCCAACGGCCGGTCGCCCTGGTAGCTGTCTATCTGGTGCGGGTAGGAGAGCCGGTCCACGCCGAGCATCTGCGCGGCATCGCGGCAGTCGTCGGAGGCGCCCGAGACATACAGGTCCGGCGCCAGGGCGGGATCGGCCGGCGGGCTGACGGCGGCGGCGTCCAAGGCGTAGTACTTGCCGGTGTACGTCACCGCCGACGGCGCTGCCGTCAGCTGCCGGATGATGTCGCCGTACTCGGCCAGCCGGTCGTAGCGCTCCCGGTGGCCCAGTTCGCAGCCCAGTTCCCGCAGGTGCTTGGAGAACCCGCCGGTGACCAGGTTCAGGTCGACGCGCCGCCCGTAGAGGAACGCCAGGGTGCTGATCGTCTTGGCGACGGCGAACGGGTGGGCGTCCACAGGGTTGACCGCGACCAGGGGGACGAACCGCTCGGTGTTGTCGATGGCGAGCTGCGCCGCGGCCCAGGCGTCCACGAGTGTGTTGTCGGTGTAGACCAGCGCGCCGCGAAAGCCCGCCTGCTCGGTCCAGCGGGCCACGTCGACGACCCGGCGGCGGTATTCCTGCGGTGTCCGATCCTGCCAGGAAGGCATCGTTGTATAGACGGTCAGCACTGTTCGCGATCCCTCTCTTCGACTTTCGGGTGCTGCTCTGGGGCCGGCGCTCCCGGCCGGTCAGGGCCGCGTGAGCTTGGCCTGCTCGGCGACGAGCTTCGCCACGATGGCGCGGTCGATCTTGCCGTTGGGGTTGAGGGGCATGGATTCCACGTGCAGGAACACGTGCGGCACCAGGTGGACCGGCATTCCCGCGGCCAGCGTGCGGCGCAGGTCGGCCTCGCGGGCGGGCTCACCGGTGTAGCAGGCCATCAGCTCGGTGGCGTCGCGGTGCTGCACCGGCACGACGATGGCCTCCCGCACGCCGGGATGACGGCGCAGCAGGGTCTCGAATTCGCCGAGCTCGACCCGGTAGCCGCGGATCTTGACTTGGTTGTCGAGGCGGCCGAGGTGGACCAGGCTGCCGTCGTCTTCGCGGCGGACCCGGTCGCCGGTGCGGTAGTAGTGCGCCTCGCTCGGCGCGCCGCCGTCGTGGCCGAGGAAGCGGTTGGCGTTGTCGCGCGCGTCCAGGTAGCCGTCGAAACGCTGCGGACCGCGGACACACAGCTCGCCGTCGTCGGTGACGACGTACTCCAGGCCCGGGTAGACGACGCCGATCGGCACCGTGTCGTTCACGGTCTCCGGCCAGTCTCGGCGCTCCTTCGGCAGGCGGAACTCCGCGCACGCCAGCGTCAATTCGGTCGGGCCGTAAATGTTCTCCACGACCGATTCGGAGGCGAATCCGCTCCATGCCTCGGCCTGCGCGTAGGTGAACTGCTCACCGCAGAACACGCTGTAGCGCAGCCCGGGCACCCGGCCCGCGGACAGACCGCCGAGCCCAGCGGCGGCCGAGACCGCCGAGGGCACCGAGAACCAGTGCGTGAGCCGCCGGTTCACCGCGTAGTCGACGGGGCTCAGCAGTTCGGCCGCTTCGGGCACGACCAGCGTCGCACCGCCGCCCCAGGTGACGAAGAGGTCGTACACCGACAGGTCAAAGGTCAGGTCGAAGGTGTGCGACATGCGGCAGCCCGGGCCGACCTCATAGCGGGGGACGGTGTGCGCCAGGAATGCCAGGACGTTGCGGTGGCGGATCGGCACGCCCTTGGGCCGCCCGGTGGAGCCAGAGGTGAACAACAGGTAGGCGATATCGTCGGGGCCGGCGGACGACAGCGGCAGCGAACCGTCCGGGACGGCGGCCAGGAGTTCCTCGTCGGTCAGCGGCAGCACCGGCCGTGCCGGCGCGGTGCCGGAGGGGCAGTGTTCGAGCCATTGCTGCCCGGACGCGTCGGCGATGATCACGTCGACGTCGGCCAGCTCGCAGATGGCGGTGTTGCGCCGCGGCGGATACTTGAGGTTCAACGGCACGACCTGCGCGCCCAGGCGCAGTGCCGCGAGATACCCGGCGTAGGCGACACCGCTGCGTGCGGCCAGCAGGGCCACCGAGCGGACGCGGCCGTATGCGGCGGTGACGCTCTCGGCCAGGGCCTCGGCCGCGCGCTCCAGCTCGGCGTAGCTGATCGACGACGCGGACAGTTCGACGGCCGGCAGCTCGGGGTGGCGCCGTGCTGTGGCGGCGAAGACGTTGTGGAGGGTGCTGATGTGGTCCTGCATGTCGACCTTCCCGGTCAGGAGTGGAGACGGGCTCAGGCTTCGGAGGCGAGGAGCAGCCGCGCGATGTCGGCCAGGCGGCCGTCGCCCGCGGCTTCACGGGCGGCGAACCAGGCGGCCTGCCCGGCGGGGGTCGGCCGATCGAACAGCACACGCACCGGGACGGTGAGGCGGAAGATCTCCGTCAACTGCGAGGCGACCTCCAGAGCGGTGGCCGATTCGGCACCGAGGGCGAACAGGTCGGCGTGGACGCCGATGGCGTCGCGGGCCAGAGCATCGGCCCAGATCTCGACCAGGAGCTCCGCGAAGGGCGACGCGGTACCGTCGTCGGCCGCGTCGCCGATGGTCGGGACGGCACCGGCCTCCTCGACCATGCCGCGCTCGTCGAGCACGGCCTCGTACGCGGCGTCGGGGTCTTCAGGCAACGGCCGCCCGGCGAGCGTGCGCCGATCGACCTTGCCGCTGGGGGTCAGCGGCAGCGCGGTGACGGCGACGCAGGCGAACGGCACCATGTGCCCGGGCAGAATCCGCACCAGATCGCTGCGCAGCGTCCGCGGCGGGACATCACAGCCCTCGGCGAGCAGGTAGTAGGCGATGATCTGCTTGTCCGACGCCCCCTCCCGCACGACGACGACGGCCTCGGCCAGCCCGTCCTGAGTCAGGATCTGCGCCTCGACCTCGCCGAGCTCGACCCGGAAGCCACGGATCTTGACCTGCCCGTCGCGGCGGCCGAGGCACTGGATCCGGCCGTCAGGGAGCCGTGTTCCGAAGTCGCCCGTGCGGTAGGTCCGGACCCTGGTCCGCCCAGCGGCGTCCCGGGCGTGCCGGGCACCGGCAGAACCGACAGGCCCGACGCCCGGATCGCGGACCACGAAACGCTCGGCGGTCAGGTCGGGCCGGCCCAGATACCCGTCGGCCAGCGGCACGCCGGAGACGCAGATCTCGCCGGGTACACCGTCCGGCAGGGGTTGCAGCCGCTCGTCGAGGATCTCCACCACCGCGCGGTCGATCGGAACCCCGATCGCCGGCAGCTCCGGCCAGTCGGCCGGGTCGGCGGACAAGCGCTCGGCGGTGACGACGTGGGTTTCCGAAGGGCCGTACTGATTCTCCAGCGACGCGCCTGTGCGGTGGAAGAACTCGCGCACGGCCGGACTGACGTGTAGCTGCTCCCCCGCCGTGATGACTTCGCGCAGGGCCGAGGGGTAGCGCCCGGAGTGCAGGGACACCTCGGCAAGCTGCTGAAGGGCGACGAAGGGCAGGAACAATCGGTGCACGCTCTGCTCGGTCAGCCAGTCGGCGAGCCGGTCCGGATCGCGGCGGACCTCGTCAGTGATCAGCACCAGAGTGCCGCCGGTGCCCCAGGTGGCGAACATCTCCTGGAAGGCGACGTCGAAGCTGAACGCCGCGAACTGGAGGGTGTTCCAGCCGGGGCCGGCCTGCGAGTGGCGGAACTGCCAGTCCAGCAGGGACGCGAGCGGCCGGTGCGGCATGCCGACGCCCTTGGGCAGACCGGTCGAGCCGGAGGTGTAGATGACGTAGCAGAGGTCTGCGGTGGTGGTCGGGGTGTGCGGCGCGGACCACACATCCACTGGGAGGCCCGGCGCGTCCACGAGCATTTCGTGCAGATCGATGACGCGGACGCCCTCGGGAACGGTGAGCGCACCGTCGATTCCGGCCGGGCCGATCAGGACTTCGGCGCGGCTGTCGGTGAGCATGTGGTCCAGGCGCTCGCGGGGATACGCCGAATCGAGCGGCACATATCCGGCTCCGCTCTTGAGGATCGCCAGCAGCGCGACGATCAGTTCGGGGCAGCGCGGCCCGGACAGCGCAACGACGCGTGCGGGACCGATCCGGCCGGCGCACCGGTCGGCGGCAGCCTTCAGCTCCGCGTAAGTCATCTCGCCGCCGTCCCAACGCAGCGCCTGGGCCTCGGGGTACCTTGCGGCGGCGCGGTCGAACAGCTCATGCGCGGTGACGTCCCACTCGCTCGTCCCGGACATCTCGTCGGCCTCGGCGGCGGGATTCCGTATCGGCGACGACACCAGAGGCAACAGGCCGATCGGCGTCTTCACGTCATGGATCGCCGCGCGCAGGAGTTCGAGGTAGCTCGCGACAATGCGTTCGGCCGTGTCCGGCGCATAACGCAGGCCGTCGTATTCCAACGAGCCACGGCGCCCGTTCTCGCTGTCGAAGGCGAACACGAGATCCAGCGGAAGCTCGCCGCCGCCGATCAGGACGGCGGCCCGGCAGACGTCCTCCCAGGCGATGACGGCCTGCTCACCGGTCACGAACTCCCCGCCGGCCGCGTCCCGCAGATCGGAGGCGGCCCGCAGGGCGAGGTCTGAGAACGCGGTGTCCAGATCGAGGGACTGCCGCAGCGGTGCCCACGAACCGTCCCGCCCGGCACCGACCACGATCTCCTCGACCCCGGCGTTCTCCCAGGGCGAGGCGACCCGGTACAGAAGCGCCTGCAGCCCGGCGGCCAACGTCGCGAGCACCGGGACGCCCTGCTCCCGCACGACAGCCGCGAGGCCGTCGGCAAGGTCGTCCGGGATCTCGAACACCAGCGTCGAACGCCGCTGTTCGGGCAGGCGGTGCGGTACGCCGCGGTCGGCGGGCCACGTGGTGGCAGGCGGTGCGCCATGAAGCCGGTCGAGCAGCGTTGCGCGTGCGGCATCACAAACCTGCGACACCGATGCGCCGGGGGCCGGAATCGTCGAGGGGACGACGTTCATCGGGTCGCCTTCCCCTCGTCGTCGCGGCCGGAGGCGGCGCGTCGCGATCTCGTCAGCAGGGCGCTTCGCGCTCCGGGCCGGGCCGACGCGGCCGCCGCGACCGGGGCCGCCGTGGCCCGGGGCGCGTCGTCCGAAAGCGCGGCGGCCAGGTCGTGCACGGTCGGATGGGTGAAGAGCTGGAGCGCGGCGATGTCCCGGTCCAGCACCTGCGTCAGCCGGGTCCTGACCCGGGCCAGCAGCAGCGAGTCGCCGCCGATCTCGAAGAAGTTGTCGTGCGTGCCGACCTCGTCAAGTCCGAGAAGGTCGCACCAGACGGCTGCGATCTCCCGCTCCAGACGCGACACCGGTGCG from Streptomyces sp. NBC_01478 includes the following:
- a CDS encoding LLM class flavin-dependent oxidoreductase — encoded protein: MPSWQDRTPQEYRRRVVDVARWTEQAGFRGALVYTDNTLVDAWAAAQLAIDNTERFVPLVAVNPVDAHPFAVAKTISTLAFLYGRRVDLNLVTGGFSKHLRELGCELGHRERYDRLAEYGDIIRQLTAAPSAVTYTGKYYALDAAAVSPPADPALAPDLYVSGASDDCRDAAQMLGVDRLSYPHQIDSYQGDRPLAGCGVRFGVIARDDAEEAWRVAHERFPSSESGEKLHEWAVGKVESHWHLKLSRDALRSHEPKGVYWLYPFRAYQTFCPYLVGTYADVGAMLQRYIALGVSTLILDDVVEQEDLHHTTTALNHAYTQAG
- a CDS encoding FtsX-like permease family protein, yielding MNLFGTGALGRVVRSGVGRRRVQTVVIAVATMMAVAAAVIAGSLIVASNAPFDHAFAKQHGPHITAQFDPAKASAAQLRATTRLDGVTASAGPFPSTTISPVDPDGGYLPDLSLVGRSGPHGDVDELDLQSGRWAAKPGEVVLSSSFKGPFLELGSTLKASDAADSPTLKIVGFAVSAGRTADAWATPGQVSALASKDTPVTNQMLYRFDSAGTKAQISADREKLTAAVPSGALVGTQSYLDTKRAADTGAAATIPFMVAFGVLGIVMSVIIISSVISGAVGAGLRRIGILKAIGFTPREVVRAYVAQALIPAGAGIALGVVLGNVLAVPLLEDTERVYGSASLTVAWWVDVVVPAVTLLVVGIAALVPALRAGRLRTVEAIAIGRAPRTGRGQWAHRAAGRLPLPRAVTYGFASPFAHPVRTAAMLLAVAFGTVAATFAVGLTSSLNAVGTASDPEDRAAVTAIVGGPTVPGGAGGGVRHMRPQAGSAGLPSADPAKVRAAIEAQAGTSSYYGMSKDDVTVVGISGSVQATLYQGDSRPGSYEMISGHWITGAGQVVVPTGFLERTDTKIGDTVRVTLGKDTQTLKIVGEAFDTSNDGLSIHADLASFAGAKPQVFQIEVKPGVSPAAYAEKLHTVVEPMGGDVIANSSSPQENMILVLDAIAVLLTLMLVSVAGLGVLNSVVLDTRERVHDLGVCKALGMSPRQTVSLVLASVAGIGVLGGLLGVPLGFALHGFVLPVMGHAAGTDLPPSILDVYDTPQLVLLGLAGVAIAMLGALLPAGWAAKARTATALRTE
- a CDS encoding amino acid adenylation domain-containing protein, with the translated sequence MNVVPSTIPAPGASVSQVCDAARATLLDRLHGAPPATTWPADRGVPHRLPEQRRSTLVFEIPDDLADGLAAVVREQGVPVLATLAAGLQALLYRVASPWENAGVEEIVVGAGRDGSWAPLRQSLDLDTAFSDLALRAASDLRDAAGGEFVTGEQAVIAWEDVCRAAVLIGGGELPLDLVFAFDSENGRRGSLEYDGLRYAPDTAERIVASYLELLRAAIHDVKTPIGLLPLVSSPIRNPAAEADEMSGTSEWDVTAHELFDRAAARYPEAQALRWDGGEMTYAELKAAADRCAGRIGPARVVALSGPRCPELIVALLAILKSGAGYVPLDSAYPRERLDHMLTDSRAEVLIGPAGIDGALTVPEGVRVIDLHEMLVDAPGLPVDVWSAPHTPTTTADLCYVIYTSGSTGLPKGVGMPHRPLASLLDWQFRHSQAGPGWNTLQFAAFSFDVAFQEMFATWGTGGTLVLITDEVRRDPDRLADWLTEQSVHRLFLPFVALQQLAEVSLHSGRYPSALREVITAGEQLHVSPAVREFFHRTGASLENQYGPSETHVVTAERLSADPADWPELPAIGVPIDRAVVEILDERLQPLPDGVPGEICVSGVPLADGYLGRPDLTAERFVVRDPGVGPVGSAGARHARDAAGRTRVRTYRTGDFGTRLPDGRIQCLGRRDGQVKIRGFRVELGEVEAQILTQDGLAEAVVVVREGASDKQIIAYYLLAEGCDVPPRTLRSDLVRILPGHMVPFACVAVTALPLTPSGKVDRRTLAGRPLPEDPDAAYEAVLDERGMVEEAGAVPTIGDAADDGTASPFAELLVEIWADALARDAIGVHADLFALGAESATALEVASQLTEIFRLTVPVRVLFDRPTPAGQAAWFAAREAAGDGRLADIARLLLASEA
- a CDS encoding AMP-binding protein — its product is MQDHISTLHNVFAATARRHPELPAVELSASSISYAELERAAEALAESVTAAYGRVRSVALLAARSGVAYAGYLAALRLGAQVVPLNLKYPPRRNTAICELADVDVIIADASGQQWLEHCPSGTAPARPVLPLTDEELLAAVPDGSLPLSSAGPDDIAYLLFTSGSTGRPKGVPIRHRNVLAFLAHTVPRYEVGPGCRMSHTFDLTFDLSVYDLFVTWGGGATLVVPEAAELLSPVDYAVNRRLTHWFSVPSAVSAAAGLGGLSAGRVPGLRYSVFCGEQFTYAQAEAWSGFASESVVENIYGPTELTLACAEFRLPKERRDWPETVNDTVPIGVVYPGLEYVVTDDGELCVRGPQRFDGYLDARDNANRFLGHDGGAPSEAHYYRTGDRVRREDDGSLVHLGRLDNQVKIRGYRVELGEFETLLRRHPGVREAIVVPVQHRDATELMACYTGEPAREADLRRTLAAGMPVHLVPHVFLHVESMPLNPNGKIDRAIVAKLVAEQAKLTRP
- a CDS encoding thioesterase II family protein; translation: MSTPINTSSEWLRGYDERLDAQVRMVCFPHAGGSAAFYRPWHQGLPPLVELHAVQYPGRGERRMAPLVDDVLTMAGHIVDHLAPLLDRPLALFGHSMGAFIAYEVARRLDERGAPPVHLFASGQIAPWTPGDARSDTFQAHSRPDVGIADADDEEVVRHLARLGGTEAELLADPGMRKIFLPYIRNDFRMLQSYRPTVGPPLTTPITALTGADDPMATPALAAQWRNLTSSHFALEVFPGGHFFLLPEQAAVLDLIATRLAACQELTP